One segment of Actinomyces sp. 432 DNA contains the following:
- a CDS encoding Gp19/Gp15/Gp42 family protein, whose amino-acid sequence MADDQETFAAVEDLEARWRALSGTEQARAQVLLEDATDLIKASCPRWASATGATRRRIVCAMVKRAMASDQTADVTAGGYGVEPRGLVASETHTDGPFSDGFTYSNPEGGLFLRKAEAQLLGGRTGRAFEADLLYSAVPR is encoded by the coding sequence ATGGCAGACGACCAGGAGACGTTCGCGGCCGTAGAGGATCTGGAGGCCCGGTGGCGGGCACTGTCCGGCACCGAGCAGGCCCGCGCGCAGGTCCTCCTGGAGGACGCAACCGACCTGATCAAGGCCTCCTGCCCCCGCTGGGCGTCCGCCACCGGGGCGACCCGACGGCGGATCGTGTGCGCCATGGTCAAGCGGGCCATGGCCTCCGACCAGACCGCCGACGTCACCGCTGGCGGCTACGGGGTCGAGCCACGGGGCCTGGTGGCCTCCGAGACCCACACCGACGGACCATTCAGCGACGGGTTCACCTACTCCAACCCCGAGGGCGGCCTCTTCCTGCGCAAGGCTGAGGCCCAGCTCCTCGGCGGCCGCACCGGCCGGGCCTTCGAGGCGGACCTCCTCTACTCGGCGGTGCCCCGATGA